One Sediminibacillus dalangtanensis genomic region harbors:
- the mbcS gene encoding acyl-CoA synthetase MbcS produces the protein MDKKELIAPENYNIAMEVEKYASGPERKALIYEDNEGNQQEITYQELLVNVNKIGNVFLSNGLKKGDKVLVMMPRLIESYQIYMAALKTGVIIIPSSEMLRTKDLQYRVTHGEVAGIISYHPFVEQFTGIKEYDELIKFSVGGEVEGWHHLDQLKEKASDQLEMASTTRDDIAFLPYTSGTTGNPKGVVHTHGWGFAHLKTAANNWLAIEDGDVVWATAAPGWQKWVWSPLLSVLGSGATGLVYNGKFEAKKYLSLLEKHEVNVLCCTPTEYRLMAKLDNLDSYSLTKLHSAVSAGEPLNREVIDTFRKYFDITVRDGYGQTENTLLLGFMKGMEVKPGSMGKPTPGNEVELIDEDGNPVAVGKVGDIAIPLDTPALFKEYYKDPERTKKSLRGNYYVTGDQASKDEDGYYWFEGRSDDIIISSGYTIGPFEVEDALVKHKAVKECAVVASPDPDRGNVVKAFIVLQPNVDKNKEGLVKELQDFAKKWTAPYKYPRKIEFIEELPKTSSGKIRRIELRQKEKATTN, from the coding sequence ATGGATAAAAAAGAGCTGATTGCTCCGGAAAATTACAACATTGCAATGGAAGTAGAGAAGTATGCCAGCGGTCCGGAACGGAAGGCGTTGATTTATGAAGATAATGAGGGAAACCAACAGGAAATCACCTATCAAGAGCTGCTGGTTAACGTTAACAAGATCGGAAATGTGTTTTTATCCAATGGTCTCAAAAAAGGGGACAAGGTATTAGTCATGATGCCCCGGTTGATCGAGTCGTACCAAATTTACATGGCTGCTCTTAAAACCGGTGTTATTATCATTCCTAGTTCAGAGATGCTGCGCACGAAGGACTTACAGTACCGGGTCACACATGGAGAAGTTGCTGGTATCATCAGCTATCATCCATTTGTTGAACAATTCACAGGAATTAAAGAATATGATGAATTAATCAAGTTTTCGGTCGGCGGTGAAGTGGAAGGATGGCATCACCTTGACCAACTGAAAGAAAAGGCGTCAGATCAACTGGAAATGGCTTCGACGACCAGGGACGATATCGCCTTTCTTCCATACACGTCTGGAACGACCGGCAATCCAAAGGGGGTTGTCCATACACATGGCTGGGGTTTTGCCCATCTGAAAACGGCAGCGAATAACTGGCTGGCAATCGAAGACGGAGACGTAGTTTGGGCGACAGCTGCTCCAGGCTGGCAAAAATGGGTGTGGAGCCCACTTTTGTCTGTACTCGGTTCCGGTGCCACCGGACTGGTTTATAATGGAAAATTCGAGGCGAAGAAGTACTTGTCTCTATTAGAAAAGCATGAAGTAAATGTTCTTTGCTGTACTCCGACGGAATATCGGTTGATGGCCAAGCTGGATAATTTGGACAGTTACTCGTTAACCAAGCTGCACAGTGCCGTATCGGCAGGAGAGCCTTTGAACCGCGAAGTAATCGATACATTCCGGAAGTACTTCGATATCACGGTGCGTGATGGTTACGGGCAAACTGAAAACACCCTGCTGCTCGGATTCATGAAAGGTATGGAGGTAAAACCCGGATCAATGGGCAAGCCCACCCCAGGTAATGAAGTCGAATTGATCGACGAAGATGGAAACCCGGTGGCAGTTGGCAAGGTCGGGGATATTGCCATACCGCTTGATACGCCTGCCTTGTTCAAGGAATATTATAAAGATCCGGAACGTACCAAAAAATCGCTGCGAGGTAACTATTATGTCACCGGCGACCAGGCATCAAAGGATGAGGACGGCTATTACTGGTTCGAAGGGCGAAGTGATGACATCATCATTAGCTCTGGTTACACAATCGGGCCGTTCGAGGTGGAAGACGCTTTGGTCAAACATAAAGCGGTCAAGGAATGTGCCGTCGTAGCCAGTCCCGACCCGGACAGAGGTAATGTGGTCAAGGCATTTATTGTCCTTCAGCCGAATGTAGATAAAAATAAGGAAGGCCTTGTCAAGGAATTGCAGGACTTTGCCAAAAAGTGGACCGCTCCTTACAAGTATCCTAGAAAAATAGAGTTTATCGAGGAGCTGCCGAAAACCTCTTCAGGTAAAATAAGAAGAATCGAACTGCGCCAAAAAGAAAAAGCAACCACTAACTAA
- a CDS encoding cupin — translation MEIYHFKKETGKKITKFDSDFVISRITQTKKAAHIACMHLDGNGIIGYHQAVVPQLLLIVNGEGWVRGETDEYFKIHCGEAVFWDKDEWHETKTSTGLTAIVIESEELTTSSLTTLER, via the coding sequence ATGGAAATATATCACTTTAAAAAAGAGACAGGTAAGAAAATCACAAAATTCGACTCTGATTTTGTGATTTCACGAATTACGCAGACAAAGAAAGCAGCTCATATTGCTTGTATGCACTTAGATGGTAATGGAATAATTGGTTATCATCAAGCTGTTGTCCCTCAGCTACTATTAATTGTAAACGGAGAAGGTTGGGTTAGAGGCGAAACGGATGAGTATTTCAAAATTCATTGTGGCGAAGCGGTATTTTGGGATAAAGATGAATGGCACGAAACGAAAACAAGTACAGGTTTAACTGCAATCGTTATAGAAAGCGAAGAACTAACCACTTCATCTTTGACAACTTTAGAGAGATGA